In the genome of Desulfovibrio sp. ZJ209, the window GGCGACTTGCAGCCCGATGATCTGGGCCGGGGCGTCAATGGGGTGTTCAAGGGCGTGGGATGCCAAGACCTCATACACGGCTATCTGCGCGGCATGGCCCTGGGTCTTGACCGTGCCGTCAGCGGCCACGGCGGTCTTGCCCGTCTTGATGTCCACAATTCCGAATCCGTCATCGGTTGCGCGCACTCGGTCAACGGTGCCCGTGAGGGTGAGGCCGATGTCGGTTAAAGTGAGGTTTTCGCAGAGGGCTTCCACGGCCACATACTCTTGGCGGGGCGCTATCTCCCGGCAGTAGAGGCCGTGCAGCGGGAGGGCCATGCGCTCCACCTCGGCGGCGGAAGTGTCCTCCCAGTCCACATCCTCACGCGGATGCTGCAAAGCATCCACAACGGCCCCTGCGGTCTCGTCTGCGGT includes:
- a CDS encoding PD-(D/E)XK nuclease family protein — protein: MMTPIPIRASSLGELFDCPARWEAKHIRNLRLPRSAAAQLGTAVHAGTALYDQSRLDGNPLTADETAGAVVDALQHPREDVDWEDTSAAEVERMALPLHGLYCREIAPRQEYVAVEALCENLTLTDIGLTLTGTVDRVRATDDGFGIVDIKTGKTAVAADGTVKTQGHAAQIAVYEVLASHALEHPIDAPAQIIGLQVAKTDKGRRVGVGTIPAARDILLDDGESPGLLRHAATMLHSGNFYGNPRSQLCNPKYCPAHAGCRWRK